The following proteins are encoded in a genomic region of Cercospora beticola chromosome 8, complete sequence:
- a CDS encoding uncharacterized protein (CAZy:GH43) — MLLFVLTALVSITASANAQNNTSNTYTNPIVHPGGQDGGADPWVIRHEGLYYMTSTTVDNITILRSPILTDWSEAEVKLAFDPAPGQNYSTNLWAPELHNINDKWYIIFTADPNNDSPPPEIEALCNWNCPAVNHRMYVLESSGSDPWTSNYTLKGELDTYDQFAIDGTYFQHSSGLYHIYSCWFDKYQSWPANLCISKMSDPWTVVTNVTERQTISVPSNPWEKTPYGRMENIRLSSNEGPEQLTNPETGQQFVIYSAARSDTRNYCLGQLELIGDDPMNPQDWRKNNDGCVFYQNPKEKAYGVGHASFTKSPDGTEDWIVYHGMENPFSGWSARTIRAQKFGWNEDGSPKFPRPGYGPYEVPSGQNVSMKMF; from the exons ATGCTGCTCTTTGTGCTGACTGCGCTCGTGAGCATCACTGCTTCAGCGAATGCTCAGAACAACACCTCGAACACTTACACAAACCCAATCGTGCATCCTGGAGGTCAAGATGGGGGTGCCGATCCATGGGTGATCCGGCATGAGGGTCTCTATTACATGACATCCACTACTgtcgacaacatcaccatcCTGAGAAGCCCAATACTCACCGATTGGTCTGAGGCAGAGGTCAAGCTCGCCTTCGACCCTGCG CCTGGTCAGAACTATAGCACAAATCTATGGGCTCCCGAACTGCACAACATCAATGACAAGTGGTATATCATCTTCACGGCTGACCCAAATAACGACTCGCCTCCACCTGAGATAGAAGCCCTGTGCAATTGGAACTGCCCTGCTGTAAACCATCGCATGTACGTGTTGGAATCGAGCGGCTCTGATCCATGGACTTCAAATTACACCTTGAAGGGTGAGCTGGATACTTACGATCAATTTGCCATCGATGGAACATACTTCCAGCACTCGTCTGGGCTCTATCACATATATTCTTGCTGGTTTGACAAGTACCAATCTTGGCCAGCCAATCTGTGCATTTCGAAGATGTCCGACCCATGGACTGTCGTGACTAACGTTACGGAGCGACAAACAATCTCAGTGCCTAGTAATCCTTGGGAGAAAACACCATATGGAAGAATGGAGAACATCCGACTATCTTCAAACGAAGGCCCAGAACAACTCACCAACCCTGAGACTGGTCAACAATTCGTAATCTACTCTGCCGCAAGAAGTGACACTAGAAATTACTGCCTTGGTCAGCTCGAGCTCATCGGTGACGATCCAATGAATCCTCAAGACTGGCGCAAGAACAACGACGGTTGCGTCTTCTACCAGAATCCGAAAGAGAAGGCCTATGGCGTTGGACACGCGAGTTTCACCAAGAGCCCAGATGGGACGGAAGACTGGATCGTGTACCACGGGATGGAGAATCCCTTTTCTGGGTGGTCTGCAAGGACGATCCGAGCCCAGAAGTTCGGCTGGAACGAAGACGGCAGTCCGAAATTCCCAAGACCAGGATATGGACCGTATGAAGTTCCAAGTGGGCAGAACGTGAGCATGAAGATGTTTTGA